In Fundulus heteroclitus isolate FHET01 chromosome 16, MU-UCD_Fhet_4.1, whole genome shotgun sequence, a single genomic region encodes these proteins:
- the tlcd4b gene encoding TLC domain-containing protein 4-B isoform X1, which translates to MEARELSVVAGSFVGFQLLFSVASPRLSLAVTPGYRRLPPTKLTEWNSRLVSTVHALVVGLFCLYILWFDDAVNANPVWGDPNLVKLNVAITCGYLLYDLVLLACNWSTMGDSFFVCHHLAALYAYGYVLTRGVLPYFANFRLISELSTPFVNQRWFYEALKYPRSHRLVVLNGVAMAVVFFVVRIGVMPSYWASVFATFGTPEFERLGPGAQVAWITSCIALDVLNTIWMYKIARGCYKVLTGRGGRKVKDDADGSIGADKTHANNHTD; encoded by the exons ATGGAGGCGAGAGAGTTGAGCGTGGTGGCTGGCAGCTTCGTGGGTTTCCAGCTCCTCTTCTCGGTGGCCAGTCCGCGGCTCTCCTTGGCCGTCACGCCGGGTTACAGGCGGCTACCTCCCACCAAGCTCACCGAGTGGAACTCCAG GTTGGTGTCTACTGTGCACGCCTTGGTCGTGGGGCTCTTCTGTTTGTACATCTTGTGGTTCGACGATGCTGTCAACGCCAACCCCGTCTG GGGTGACCCTAATCTGGTCAAACTAAATGTAGCCATAACCTGTGGTTACCTTCTTTATG ATCTTGTTCTGCTAGCATGTAACTGGAGCACAATGGGCGACAGCTTTTTCGTCTGCCACCACTTGGCGGCGCTGTATGCCTACGGCTATGTGTTG ACTCGAGGGGTGCTTCCTTACTTTGCCAATTTCCGCCTCATTTCAGAGCTGTCCACGCCATTTGTGAACCAAAG GTGGTTCTACGAGGCGCTGAAGTACCCCCGCTCACACCGGCTGGTGGTGCTGAATGGCGTTGCCATGGCAGTGGTGTTCTTCGTCGTGCGCATTGGCGTCATGCCGTCCTACTGGGCGAGCGTTTTCGCCACGTTCGGCACGCCGGAGTTCGAGCGGCTGGGCCCGGGAGCCCAGGTGGCCTGGATCACGTCTTGCATCGCCCTGGACGTCCTGAACACGATCTGGATGTACAAGATCGCCCGCGGCTGCTACAAGGTCCTGACGGGGAGGGGCGGGCGGAAGGTCAAAGACGACGCGGACGGATCGATCGGCGCGGACAAGACGCACGCGAACAACCACACGGACTAG
- the tlcd4b gene encoding TLC domain-containing protein 4-B isoform X2 translates to MLSTPTPSDLVLLACNWSTMGDSFFVCHHLAALYAYGYVLTRGVLPYFANFRLISELSTPFVNQRWFYEALKYPRSHRLVVLNGVAMAVVFFVVRIGVMPSYWASVFATFGTPEFERLGPGAQVAWITSCIALDVLNTIWMYKIARGCYKVLTGRGGRKVKDDADGSIGADKTHANNHTD, encoded by the exons ATGCTGTCAACGCCAACCCCGTCTG ATCTTGTTCTGCTAGCATGTAACTGGAGCACAATGGGCGACAGCTTTTTCGTCTGCCACCACTTGGCGGCGCTGTATGCCTACGGCTATGTGTTG ACTCGAGGGGTGCTTCCTTACTTTGCCAATTTCCGCCTCATTTCAGAGCTGTCCACGCCATTTGTGAACCAAAG GTGGTTCTACGAGGCGCTGAAGTACCCCCGCTCACACCGGCTGGTGGTGCTGAATGGCGTTGCCATGGCAGTGGTGTTCTTCGTCGTGCGCATTGGCGTCATGCCGTCCTACTGGGCGAGCGTTTTCGCCACGTTCGGCACGCCGGAGTTCGAGCGGCTGGGCCCGGGAGCCCAGGTGGCCTGGATCACGTCTTGCATCGCCCTGGACGTCCTGAACACGATCTGGATGTACAAGATCGCCCGCGGCTGCTACAAGGTCCTGACGGGGAGGGGCGGGCGGAAGGTCAAAGACGACGCGGACGGATCGATCGGCGCGGACAAGACGCACGCGAACAACCACACGGACTAG